The Bacillus alveayuensis genome has a window encoding:
- a CDS encoding NSS family neurotransmitter:Na+ symporter (product_source=KO:K03308; cog=COG0733; ko=KO:K03308; pfam=PF00209; superfamily=161070; transmembrane_helix_parts=Inside_1_11,TMhelix_12_34,Outside_35_37,TMhelix_38_60,Inside_61_90,TMhelix_91_113,Outside_114_137,TMhelix_138_160,Inside_161_180,TMhelix_181_203,Outside_204_217,TMhelix_218_240,Inside_241_252,TMhelix_253_275,Outside_276_298,TMhelix_299_321,Inside_322_341,TMhelix_342_364,Outside_365_378,TMhelix_379_401,Inside_402_420,TMhelix_421_443,Outside_444_451) → MNQVEQWSSKLAFILAAAGSAIGLGAIWKFPYVAGTSGGGIFFIIFILFTLLVGLPLLLAEFIIGRHTHKDAIGAYRQLAPNSFWPWIGKLGIITCFILLSFYSVVGGWIIIYLFKALTGELHGLSEEQYGVLFGETISNPYLSIIAQFIFLSIVIFVIAKGVQNGIEWASKWMMPLLFIIFLILIIRSLTLEGAMEGIIFFLKPDFTNVTSETVLFAMGQSFFALSVGVSVMVTYSSYLSKQENLPQSAFSIVFLNLLVAFLAGLAIFPAVFAFHLKPNAGPVLLFHVLPTVFDQIPFGTIFLSAFLLLFLFATLTSAFSMLEIIVAPLSKGNEHKRKKYSILMGLAIFIVGIPSALSFGVLSDFQLFDKSIFDAADFLVSNILMPLGALLIATFVPLKIPKNVLWEELCSGSNLSRRLFLLWFTLIRYVAPVAIIIVFLDALGILKIFQ, encoded by the coding sequence TTGAATCAAGTGGAACAGTGGTCTTCAAAATTGGCATTTATATTAGCTGCAGCAGGTTCAGCAATCGGACTAGGCGCTATTTGGAAATTCCCTTATGTTGCTGGTACAAGCGGGGGAGGAATCTTTTTTATCATTTTTATTTTATTTACTTTATTAGTGGGCCTTCCGCTATTATTAGCTGAATTTATCATTGGCAGACATACGCATAAAGATGCGATTGGAGCTTATCGTCAGCTTGCTCCAAATTCTTTTTGGCCATGGATTGGCAAACTTGGTATCATAACTTGTTTTATTCTTTTATCGTTTTATAGTGTAGTAGGCGGCTGGATTATTATATATCTTTTTAAAGCCTTGACGGGTGAACTACATGGGCTTTCGGAAGAACAGTACGGTGTATTATTTGGTGAAACGATATCCAATCCGTATTTGTCTATAATTGCTCAATTCATCTTTTTATCCATTGTCATATTTGTCATCGCTAAAGGGGTGCAAAATGGAATTGAATGGGCAAGTAAATGGATGATGCCATTATTATTTATCATTTTTTTAATATTAATTATTCGTTCCTTAACACTTGAAGGAGCGATGGAAGGAATTATCTTTTTTTTAAAACCTGACTTTACAAACGTAACATCAGAAACGGTCCTTTTTGCAATGGGACAATCTTTTTTTGCACTAAGTGTTGGAGTTTCCGTCATGGTGACGTATAGTTCTTATTTATCAAAGCAAGAAAATTTACCTCAATCGGCTTTTTCAATCGTTTTCTTAAATTTATTAGTCGCATTTTTAGCTGGATTAGCCATTTTTCCAGCTGTATTTGCGTTTCATTTAAAACCAAATGCCGGACCGGTCTTATTGTTTCATGTATTGCCAACCGTATTTGATCAAATTCCTTTTGGAACGATATTCTTATCAGCATTTTTACTATTATTCTTATTTGCAACACTTACATCCGCTTTCTCGATGTTAGAAATTATTGTTGCACCTTTGTCAAAAGGTAATGAGCATAAGAGAAAAAAATATTCGATATTGATGGGATTGGCCATTTTCATTGTTGGGATTCCATCTGCCTTATCTTTTGGCGTATTATCCGATTTTCAGCTGTTTGACAAAAGTATTTTTGACGCTGCAGATTTTTTAGTTAGCAATATATTAATGCCGTTAGGAGCATTGTTAATTGCGACTTTTGTACCGTTAAAAATTCCAAAAAATGTGCTGTGGGAGGAGCTCTGTTCAGGATCGAATCTAAGTCGCCGTTTATTTCTCTTATGGTTTACACTCATTCGTTATGTAGCACCTGTAGCAATTATCATCGTCTTTTTAGATGC
- a CDS encoding hypothetical protein (product_source=Hypo-rule applied; superfamily=88697) produces the protein MIHLTWKEKPTIKKVKCVHTNAQKYMVNNVLTVGKTYEVKNETEEFYFVIDNTGQVGGFYKDYFQE, from the coding sequence ATGATTCATTTGACATGGAAAGAGAAGCCAACGATTAAAAAAGTGAAATGTGTACATACGAATGCGCAAAAATATATGGTCAACAATGTGCTGACAGTTGGGAAAACTTATGAAGTGAAAAATGAAACAGAAGAATTTTATTTTGTGATCGATAATACCGGCCAAGTAGGCGGGTTTTATAAAGATTATTTTCAAGAATAA
- a CDS encoding 2-oxoglutarate dehydrogenase E2 component (dihydrolipoamide succinyltransferase) (product_source=KO:K00658; cath_funfam=2.40.50.100,3.30.559.10,4.10.320.10; cog=COG0508; ko=KO:K00658; pfam=PF00198,PF00364,PF02817; superfamily=47005,51230,52777; tigrfam=TIGR01347), giving the protein MAEIKVPELAESILEGTISGWLKKPGDKIEKGEYILELETDKVNVEITAEHSGVLKEILKNEGDTVEVGEVIGIIDESGEGVEQASENPVQEGKKEEAVKEEITEEEENGDNNHRPIASPAARKLAREKGIDLNAVPTRDPLGRVRKQDIEAYEAPKSEPKVQEVQVPKQQQNVASVEDSNRVERIRMTRRRQTIAKRLVEVQHTAAMLTTFNEVDMTAVMNIRKRRKEQFFEQHDVRLGFMSFFTKAVVAALKKFPLLNAEIQGDEIVLKKYYDIGVAVSTDEGLVVPVVRDADRLTFAQIEREIAELAKKARSNKLTLKELQGGTFTITNGGIFGSLLSTPILNGPQVGILGMHKIQLRPVAIDEERIENRPMMYIALSYDHRIIDGKEAVSFLATIKELLEDPEQLLLEG; this is encoded by the coding sequence ATGGCTGAAATTAAAGTTCCAGAACTTGCTGAGTCGATTTTAGAAGGTACGATTTCCGGTTGGTTAAAGAAACCAGGGGATAAAATTGAAAAAGGTGAATACATTTTAGAACTTGAAACGGACAAAGTAAATGTTGAAATTACTGCAGAGCATAGTGGCGTATTAAAAGAAATCCTTAAAAATGAAGGAGATACAGTAGAAGTAGGAGAAGTTATTGGAATTATTGATGAAAGTGGAGAAGGTGTAGAACAAGCATCTGAAAACCCGGTTCAAGAAGGGAAAAAAGAAGAAGCTGTCAAGGAAGAGATCACAGAAGAGGAAGAAAACGGCGACAATAATCATCGTCCAATTGCTTCACCTGCGGCTCGTAAACTTGCTCGTGAAAAAGGGATTGATTTAAATGCGGTCCCTACACGTGATCCATTAGGAAGAGTTCGTAAACAAGATATTGAAGCATATGAAGCTCCAAAATCAGAGCCGAAAGTACAAGAGGTTCAAGTTCCAAAGCAGCAGCAAAATGTAGCGTCAGTGGAAGACTCAAATCGAGTGGAAAGAATTCGGATGACACGCCGTCGTCAAACGATTGCGAAACGCCTTGTTGAAGTACAGCATACAGCTGCAATGCTAACAACCTTCAATGAAGTTGACATGACAGCCGTCATGAACATTCGGAAACGTCGCAAAGAACAATTTTTTGAACAACACGATGTACGACTTGGATTTATGTCCTTCTTTACAAAGGCAGTAGTAGCAGCTTTGAAAAAATTCCCGTTATTAAATGCAGAAATCCAAGGCGATGAAATTGTATTGAAAAAATATTATGATATCGGAGTTGCAGTTTCTACAGATGAAGGGCTTGTTGTTCCAGTTGTTCGCGATGCCGATCGATTAACATTTGCACAAATCGAACGTGAAATTGCTGAATTAGCAAAAAAAGCGCGAAGCAATAAATTGACTTTAAAAGAATTACAAGGTGGTACGTTTACGATTACGAATGGCGGAATTTTTGGATCCTTACTTTCGACCCCAATTTTAAATGGACCACAAGTCGGTATTTTAGGGATGCATAAAATTCAGCTGCGTCCAGTAGCTATTGATGAAGAACGCATCGAAAATCGCCCAATGATGTACATTGCTTTATCTTACGACCATCGTATTATTGATGGGAAAGAAGCAGTAAGCTTCTTAGCAACGATCAAAGAACTTCTTGAAGATCCAGAACAATTATTGTTAGAAGGATAA
- a CDS encoding 2-oxoglutarate dehydrogenase E1 component (product_source=KO:K00164; cath_funfam=3.40.50.970; cog=COG0567; ko=KO:K00164; pfam=PF00676,PF02779,PF16078,PF16870; smart=SM00861; superfamily=52518; tigrfam=TIGR00239) produces the protein MEENSANRHYPWQNFHGPNLGYVMELYEQYLQDPNSVDDDIRNMFAAWGAPETVEQVEVNGSSKTTQALQMSVSISKLQKVAKAVKFAEDIRTYGHLNASIYPMGIKHGDTNVLDPSRYGLTVEDLKEIPASILCKDAPSNVQNGVDAINYLKDIYTKSIAFEFQHVHNLEEKQWLNEMVESGKIFRDLSIEKRIAILKRLSEVEGFENFLHRTFVGQKRFSIEGLDMLVPMLDELISEAVQNGTTNINIGMAHRGRLSVLAHVLGKPYELIFSEFQHAPNKELVPSEGSIGINYGWSGDVKYHLGADKQIKDDNIVRARLTLANNPSHLEFIDPIVEGYTRAAQDDRTKGGYPEQDVQKSMAVLIHGDAAFPGEGVVAETLNLSQLTGYKTGGTIHIIANNMIGFTTESRDSRSTKYASDLAKGFEIPIVHVNADDPEACLAAIYIAHLYRQRFNKDFLIDLIGYRRYGHNEMDEPVATNPLLYEKIQNHDTIRALYAERLVREGIVSNDEVEKFQQDVADKLQEAFKKVPERKDEVGDIQVPEKVICGLPKVDTSVPIEVLNTINQELIAWPEGFNPFKKLQRILERRAKVFSDEGKVDWSLAEAFAFASILKDGTPIRITGQDSERGTFAHRHLVLHDVKTGETYSPLHRMSNVKASFAIHNSPLSEVSVLGFEYGYNVYAPETLVLWEAQFGDFANVAQVMFDQFISAGRAKWGQKSGLVMLLPHGFEGQGPEHSSGRLERYLQLAAENNWTVANVTTAAQYFHILRRQAAVLMREEVRPLIIMTPKSLLRNPHTVSDVHELVSGEFKPIIEQEGLGSNPDAVKRILLCTGKVAIDLADRVAKQKSLDWLHIVRIEEIYPFPKKHLEQLFQRFQNLEEIVWVQEEPMNMGSWTFMDPQLRSIAPEGVDVKYIGRLRRSSPAEGDPNVHKKEQNRIVTEALTRK, from the coding sequence ATGGAAGAAAATTCAGCTAATCGTCATTATCCATGGCAAAATTTTCACGGTCCAAATTTAGGTTATGTCATGGAACTTTATGAACAGTACTTACAAGATCCAAATTCCGTTGATGATGACATTCGGAACATGTTTGCTGCTTGGGGAGCTCCTGAAACGGTTGAGCAAGTGGAAGTGAATGGAAGTTCCAAGACTACTCAAGCACTCCAAATGTCCGTCAGCATTTCTAAATTGCAAAAAGTAGCAAAAGCTGTCAAATTTGCTGAAGACATCCGTACATACGGACATTTAAATGCATCTATTTACCCGATGGGAATTAAACATGGAGACACAAATGTACTTGACCCGTCTAGATACGGTTTAACGGTCGAAGATTTAAAAGAAATTCCAGCAAGCATTTTATGTAAGGACGCACCTAGTAATGTTCAAAATGGCGTTGATGCAATTAATTATTTGAAAGACATATATACAAAATCGATTGCCTTTGAATTTCAACATGTCCATAATCTTGAAGAAAAACAATGGCTTAATGAAATGGTTGAATCAGGAAAAATCTTCCGTGATTTATCCATTGAAAAACGAATTGCTATTTTAAAACGGTTATCTGAAGTTGAAGGCTTTGAAAATTTTTTACATCGGACGTTTGTTGGCCAAAAGCGTTTTTCCATAGAAGGGCTGGATATGTTAGTGCCAATGCTCGATGAGCTTATATCTGAAGCTGTTCAAAATGGAACGACAAATATTAACATCGGTATGGCACACCGCGGCCGTTTAAGTGTACTTGCCCATGTATTAGGGAAACCATATGAATTAATTTTTTCTGAGTTTCAACATGCACCGAACAAAGAGCTTGTACCATCTGAAGGATCCATTGGAATTAACTACGGCTGGAGTGGAGATGTTAAATATCATTTAGGAGCCGATAAGCAAATAAAAGACGATAATATTGTTCGCGCCCGCTTAACACTAGCGAATAACCCAAGTCATCTTGAATTTATTGACCCTATTGTGGAAGGTTATACACGAGCTGCTCAAGATGATCGAACAAAAGGCGGATATCCAGAGCAAGATGTTCAAAAGTCGATGGCAGTTTTAATTCATGGTGACGCTGCTTTTCCTGGTGAAGGTGTTGTGGCAGAAACCTTGAACTTAAGCCAATTAACTGGCTATAAAACAGGCGGAACGATTCACATTATCGCCAATAACATGATCGGTTTTACGACGGAAAGCCGAGATTCAAGATCGACCAAGTATGCTAGCGATTTAGCGAAAGGATTCGAGATCCCAATCGTTCACGTAAATGCAGATGATCCTGAAGCATGCTTAGCCGCTATATACATTGCTCATTTATACCGTCAGAGATTTAATAAAGACTTCTTAATAGATTTAATCGGATATCGACGCTACGGCCATAACGAAATGGATGAGCCTGTTGCGACCAATCCGTTATTGTATGAAAAAATTCAAAATCATGACACGATTCGGGCATTGTATGCCGAACGATTGGTTCGTGAAGGAATTGTTTCAAATGATGAGGTAGAAAAATTCCAGCAAGATGTAGCCGATAAGCTGCAGGAAGCGTTCAAAAAAGTTCCAGAGCGGAAAGATGAAGTTGGAGATATACAAGTTCCAGAAAAGGTTATTTGTGGTTTGCCGAAGGTAGACACAAGTGTTCCGATCGAAGTATTAAACACAATTAATCAAGAGCTTATTGCGTGGCCAGAAGGCTTTAATCCTTTCAAAAAATTACAGCGAATATTAGAGCGTCGCGCTAAAGTATTTTCGGATGAAGGAAAGGTTGATTGGTCGCTAGCGGAAGCTTTTGCATTTGCATCTATATTAAAAGACGGCACACCTATCCGTATTACTGGCCAAGATTCAGAACGTGGAACGTTTGCACATCGCCATCTCGTTTTACATGATGTGAAAACAGGAGAAACGTATTCTCCGCTTCATCGCATGTCGAATGTAAAGGCTTCCTTTGCGATCCACAACAGCCCATTATCTGAAGTGTCTGTTTTAGGATTTGAATATGGGTATAATGTATATGCACCAGAAACATTAGTTCTTTGGGAAGCACAATTTGGCGATTTCGCAAATGTCGCACAAGTGATGTTTGACCAATTTATATCAGCTGGACGAGCTAAATGGGGACAAAAATCTGGATTAGTGATGCTTCTTCCACACGGCTTTGAAGGGCAAGGTCCTGAGCATTCTAGCGGACGTCTCGAACGCTACTTGCAGTTAGCAGCTGAAAATAACTGGACGGTTGCCAATGTTACAACAGCAGCCCAATATTTCCATATTTTACGTAGACAAGCTGCGGTCTTAATGAGAGAAGAAGTTCGTCCTCTTATTATTATGACACCGAAAAGCTTATTACGTAATCCACATACAGTATCGGATGTGCATGAGCTCGTTTCTGGAGAATTTAAACCGATCATTGAACAAGAAGGACTTGGTTCTAATCCAGATGCAGTAAAAAGAATTCTTTTATGTACAGGAAAAGTAGCCATTGATTTGGCCGACCGAGTGGCGAAGCAAAAATCTCTAGATTGGCTTCATATTGTTCGCATCGAAGAGATTTATCCATTTCCGAAAAAGCATCTTGAGCAATTGTTCCAACGATTCCAAAATCTTGAGGAAATTGTTTGGGTACAAGAGGAACCAATGAATATGGGGTCTTGGACTTTTATGGATCCTCAGCTTCGCAGCATCGCACCTGAAGGAGTCGATGTAAAATATATTGGTCGTCTTCGTCGCTCTAGCCCTGCGGAAGGAGATCCAAACGTTCATAAAAAAGAACAAAATCGTATCGTTACCGAAGCGCTAACACGGAAATAA
- a CDS encoding LysM repeat protein (product_source=COG1388; cath_funfam=3.10.350.10,3.90.1720.10; cleavage_site_network=SignalP-noTM; cog=COG1388; pfam=PF00877,PF01476; smart=SM00257; superfamily=54001,54106) produces MKWKIIGLTTSAVFGSTMFSNLASAESMKVQSGDTLWSISQKYNISISAIKEANRLTSDIIHVGQVLQIPTKAMSTTNESITTNSAKPTEMKPSTYTVVRGDSLWKIAKKFQMTVTELKAVNQLESDVIYPGQILKISKIENQSTEKNSTPSDRSKASSSQQTSTYTVKTGDSLWKIANAYNTTVTQLKALNQLSSDVIYPGQILKVSGQASKASTQPTQTTANQSNSTVINGKVLVMIQEAKKLIGTPYKWGGNTPAGFDCSGFIYYVMNKVTSISRLSTAGYWEMMKTVNDPAVGDFVFFETYKPGPSHLGIYLGNGAFIHAGSGGVTISDLSSSYWKERYLGAKRYFE; encoded by the coding sequence ATGAAATGGAAAATAATCGGTTTAACGACATCGGCTGTATTTGGCTCGACCATGTTTAGTAATCTTGCTTCTGCTGAAAGTATGAAAGTACAATCTGGTGATACGTTATGGTCAATTTCACAAAAATATAATATTTCGATTTCAGCCATTAAAGAAGCCAATCGTCTGACAAGCGATATCATTCATGTAGGACAAGTACTACAAATTCCTACTAAAGCTATGTCCACTACGAATGAATCAATAACAACAAATTCCGCGAAGCCTACGGAAATGAAACCGAGTACATATACGGTTGTTAGAGGGGATTCTTTATGGAAAATTGCGAAGAAATTTCAAATGACGGTAACAGAGTTAAAAGCGGTCAATCAATTAGAAAGCGATGTTATTTATCCGGGTCAAATCTTAAAAATCTCAAAAATAGAAAATCAGTCTACAGAAAAAAACTCGACTCCATCTGATCGTTCAAAAGCTTCCAGTAGCCAACAAACTAGTACATATACAGTCAAAACGGGCGACTCTTTATGGAAAATTGCTAATGCATACAATACGACTGTAACGCAATTAAAAGCCTTAAATCAATTATCGTCAGATGTTATTTATCCTGGACAAATACTCAAAGTTTCCGGACAAGCTAGCAAAGCATCTACTCAGCCAACGCAAACGACGGCAAACCAATCCAATTCAACTGTAATCAACGGAAAAGTGCTTGTTATGATACAAGAAGCGAAAAAGCTAATCGGTACACCTTATAAATGGGGGGGCAATACTCCAGCAGGGTTTGATTGCAGTGGCTTTATTTACTATGTTATGAATAAAGTAACATCAATTTCTAGATTAAGTACAGCTGGATATTGGGAAATGATGAAAACAGTTAATGATCCTGCTGTCGGTGATTTTGTCTTTTTTGAAACATATAAGCCTGGACCGTCTCATTTAGGAATTTATTTAGGGAATGGAGCGTTTATACATGCAGGATCAGGCGGTGTCACAATATCCGATTTAAGCAGTTCTTATTGGAAAGAACGTTATTTAGGAGCAAAACGATATTTTGAATAA
- a CDS encoding MATE family multidrug resistance protein (product_source=KO:K03327; cog=COG0534; ko=KO:K03327; pfam=PF01554; tigrfam=TIGR00797; transmembrane_helix_parts=Inside_1_12,TMhelix_13_34,Outside_35_48,TMhelix_49_71,Inside_72_90,TMhelix_91_113,Outside_114_132,TMhelix_133_150,Inside_151_161,TMhelix_162_184,Outside_185_193,TMhelix_194_216,Inside_217_239,TMhelix_240_262,Outside_263_281,TMhelix_282_304,Inside_305_316,TMhelix_317_339,Outside_340_358,TMhelix_359_381,Inside_382_387,TMhelix_388_410,Outside_411_419,TMhelix_420_442,Inside_443_453) — MDKITPLQDKLKHLLIIFVPIFLSQMSLYAMNFFDTAMSGRVGADDLAGVAIGSSLWVPVYTGLSGILLAITPIAAQLIGAKKQDMVPFSIIQGLYLSIFISIVVIFIGIASLDTILQFMSLTDKVRHIAKEYLVALSFGIVPLFASSVFRSFIDSLGQTRVTMLIIVASLPINILFNYLFIFGSFGFPKLGGIGAGIASAITYWFIFLLSVVIIIKQPPFSHYQIFHRFYRVSLAKWKGILKIGVPIGLSIFFETSIFAAVTLLMSDYDTVTIASHQAALNFASLLYMLPLSISMALTIVVGYEIGAKRSKDAKQYSVIGITLAVCLSLLSAAVIYFYKQPIASLYTDEMTVLTLTQQFLMYAIFFQIFDAIQAPIQGILRGYKDVNAAFIISLISYWVIGLPFGYLLANYTYFHAFGYWIGLISGLAAGAIGLTVRLRIVQKRFVEKGDLA, encoded by the coding sequence ATGGATAAAATAACCCCTCTTCAAGATAAGCTGAAACATTTGCTCATCATTTTTGTTCCTATTTTTCTTTCACAAATGAGTTTATATGCAATGAATTTTTTTGATACGGCGATGTCTGGACGGGTGGGAGCAGATGATTTAGCTGGCGTCGCTATCGGATCAAGCTTATGGGTACCAGTGTATACGGGGTTAAGCGGAATATTGCTTGCGATTACTCCTATAGCAGCACAACTCATTGGGGCGAAAAAACAAGATATGGTCCCTTTTTCCATTATTCAAGGATTATATTTATCCATTTTTATTTCGATCGTTGTCATTTTCATTGGCATCGCTTCGCTTGATACTATCCTACAATTCATGAGTTTAACCGATAAAGTACGTCACATTGCGAAAGAATATTTAGTCGCACTATCATTTGGGATTGTTCCCTTATTTGCTAGTTCAGTATTTCGCAGTTTTATAGATTCATTAGGGCAAACGCGTGTAACGATGTTGATCATCGTTGCGTCATTGCCAATTAATATCTTATTTAATTACTTATTTATTTTCGGTTCTTTTGGATTTCCAAAATTAGGGGGGATTGGTGCTGGGATTGCTTCTGCCATTACATATTGGTTTATTTTTCTTTTGTCTGTCGTGATCATTATAAAGCAGCCACCTTTTTCTCATTATCAAATTTTTCATCGATTTTACCGTGTTTCTCTTGCAAAATGGAAAGGAATTTTAAAAATAGGAGTTCCAATTGGGCTATCCATTTTTTTTGAAACGAGTATTTTTGCAGCTGTTACACTATTAATGAGTGATTACGATACCGTGACGATCGCTTCTCACCAAGCAGCTTTAAATTTCGCTTCTTTGTTATATATGTTGCCACTAAGCATTTCCATGGCTTTAACAATTGTCGTCGGTTATGAAATCGGGGCGAAACGTTCAAAAGATGCGAAGCAATATAGTGTTATCGGTATTACATTGGCCGTATGTCTATCGTTATTATCAGCCGCCGTTATATATTTTTATAAACAACCTATTGCCAGTTTGTATACAGATGAAATGACGGTGTTAACGCTAACTCAACAGTTTTTAATGTATGCAATCTTTTTTCAAATCTTCGATGCTATTCAAGCACCTATTCAAGGAATTTTACGCGGCTATAAAGACGTCAATGCCGCTTTTATCATTTCACTCATTTCTTATTGGGTTATTGGATTGCCGTTTGGATATTTGCTTGCGAATTACACCTACTTTCATGCTTTCGGCTATTGGATTGGCTTAATTTCTGGATTAGCTGCTGGTGCGATTGGTTTAACGGTTAGATTGCGAATTGTACAAAAAAGGTTTGTTGAAAAGGGAGACTTAGCTTGA
- a CDS encoding bacillithiol biosynthesis deacetylase BshB2 (product_source=TIGR04000; cath_funfam=3.40.50.10320; cog=COG2120; pfam=PF02585; superfamily=102588; tigrfam=TIGR04000), which translates to MKEHLLVILPHPDDEALGVAGLISLKRKQQVPVTYACATLGEMGRSMGKPVMANRETLRDIRKKELLEVAKILDITDLRMLGYRDKTLEFEDDEKLANHFLEIIEEVQPTHIVTFYPGFAVHPDHDACGAAVIRAVKRIEKEKRPIVYCIAFSNDRFEHIGYPDVLIDIREVADLKLKAIKAHQSQTFWMVENIEQNERLKQLLNQEVFWTYKWDD; encoded by the coding sequence ATGAAAGAGCATTTACTCGTCATATTACCACATCCTGATGATGAAGCTTTAGGAGTAGCTGGATTGATTTCATTAAAACGAAAACAACAAGTTCCTGTTACATATGCCTGTGCAACATTAGGAGAAATGGGGCGCAGTATGGGGAAACCGGTTATGGCTAATCGTGAAACATTGCGTGACATACGGAAAAAAGAGCTATTAGAAGTTGCGAAAATATTAGACATAACGGATCTTCGCATGCTTGGCTATCGAGATAAAACACTTGAGTTTGAAGATGATGAGAAATTGGCGAATCATTTTCTTGAGATTATCGAGGAAGTTCAACCAACCCATATTGTTACCTTCTATCCAGGGTTTGCCGTACATCCTGACCATGATGCATGTGGAGCAGCAGTGATTCGTGCTGTTAAACGAATTGAAAAGGAAAAACGTCCTATAGTTTATTGTATTGCCTTTTCAAATGACCGTTTTGAACATATTGGCTATCCAGACGTCTTAATCGATATTCGGGAAGTGGCTGATCTAAAGCTGAAAGCCATTAAAGCTCACCAATCACAAACGTTCTGGATGGTGGAAAATATCGAACAAAACGAAAGACTTAAACAATTGCTTAACCAAGAAGTATTTTGGACATATAAATGGGATGATTAA
- a CDS encoding hypothetical protein (product_source=Hypo-rule applied; cath_funfam=2.70.180.10; pfam=PF08830; superfamily=89442), which translates to MKAIVREEVQSLLDYFVNKEVYIHLETTTGAYHAHNNEKSMTVVAFIRNAKVKYTLAKIKGKGPYRVGLKLEDGWVYAEGLTDFTFDEQDRLLLAGHDHDGKLAIALQISKTPFS; encoded by the coding sequence TTGAAAGCCATTGTACGAGAAGAAGTGCAATCACTATTGGATTATTTTGTCAATAAAGAGGTGTATATTCATTTAGAAACGACAACAGGTGCCTACCATGCACATAACAATGAGAAAAGTATGACGGTTGTTGCTTTTATCCGAAATGCTAAAGTCAAATATACACTAGCAAAAATTAAAGGAAAAGGCCCTTATCGAGTTGGGCTAAAATTAGAAGATGGTTGGGTTTATGCAGAAGGTCTAACAGATTTTACGTTTGACGAACAAGATCGTTTATTATTAGCTGGACACGATCATGATGGAAAGTTGGCAATTGCCTTACAAATAAGCAAAACACCATTTTCTTAA
- a CDS encoding hypothetical protein (product_source=Hypo-rule applied; superfamily=90246), whose amino-acid sequence MDYDRLLASYRKLWSNRTLPLVNNSETTLEEAIKKELLDEMTHPRLRQRPEVKFVNALKRIFSSSLSDREKLDLIELHTKLFDRVLKKEDS is encoded by the coding sequence ATGGATTATGATCGTTTATTAGCTTCTTACCGTAAGCTATGGTCAAACCGCACACTCCCTCTAGTAAATAATTCCGAAACGACATTGGAAGAAGCAATCAAAAAAGAGCTTTTAGATGAAATGACTCATCCACGCTTAAGACAACGACCAGAAGTTAAATTCGTGAATGCGTTAAAAAGAATTTTTTCATCATCACTTTCAGATCGTGAAAAGCTCGATCTTATTGAACTACATACGAAACTATTTGATCGTGTTTTGAAAAAGGAGGACTCGTAA